One window of Gloeothece citriformis PCC 7424 genomic DNA carries:
- a CDS encoding sensor histidine kinase → MKFLDRLLEPYHHFKINPNSLRVRLTVGVATVSALGLGSVAVWISWKMETILIQTHKQNIRYISDRFPNDVEIYSDMITVETGLQKAVDNLTDGRTLLWVKNPQGKITAQSMPLKMGTNGTNLVSLTQIFPYPDLQLLNGRYWLLCSNLLTVKGVNLGRVYIAQDITDDQTMFFSLLSNLSIATAIAIGVMTVTIAWYVRRSLQPLKRISQLTQTISAEQLGDARFQLDNAPGEVKELARTFEQMLTRLSDAWEHQRQLVSDVSHELRTPLTIVSGYLQSTLRRGSNLTPTQREALEIAGMEADRTIKLLQDLLNLARVDSGQMHFKLESINLNDWLTQVKSKTEKYSDRQINWEIPPNLIIIKADPDRLLQVLYNLIDNAIKYSDPQTPITVKLDRQQQAIIQVCDRGVGIPLQDQARIFERFYRVDETRSRSTGGTGLGLSIVKTFVEGMGGNISVSSQPGKGSVFSLTFPLLLN, encoded by the coding sequence ATGAAATTTCTCGATCGCCTCCTCGAACCCTATCATCACTTTAAAATTAACCCAAATTCTTTACGAGTACGGTTAACGGTAGGAGTCGCAACGGTTTCTGCGTTGGGGTTAGGAAGCGTGGCAGTTTGGATCAGTTGGAAAATGGAAACTATCCTCATTCAAACTCACAAACAAAATATCCGCTACATCAGCGATCGCTTTCCTAACGATGTAGAAATTTATAGCGATATGATCACCGTAGAAACCGGACTGCAAAAAGCGGTTGACAACCTCACCGATGGTAGAACCTTACTATGGGTGAAAAACCCTCAAGGAAAGATTACCGCCCAGTCTATGCCTCTTAAAATGGGCACGAACGGCACAAATTTAGTCTCTTTAACTCAAATTTTTCCCTATCCTGATTTACAACTCCTTAATGGACGTTATTGGTTACTTTGTAGTAATTTGTTAACAGTTAAAGGGGTAAATTTAGGCCGAGTTTATATCGCCCAAGATATCACCGATGATCAAACTATGTTTTTTAGTTTGTTGAGCAATTTAAGCATTGCTACGGCGATCGCTATTGGGGTAATGACAGTGACTATTGCTTGGTATGTAAGACGATCTCTTCAACCCCTAAAACGCATTTCTCAATTAACTCAAACCATTTCCGCCGAACAATTAGGAGACGCACGGTTTCAATTAGATAATGCACCTGGGGAAGTCAAAGAACTAGCTCGAACTTTTGAGCAAATGTTAACCCGTCTTTCGGATGCTTGGGAACATCAACGCCAATTAGTCAGTGATGTTTCTCATGAATTACGAACTCCTTTAACTATCGTTTCGGGTTATCTTCAGAGTACCTTACGGCGAGGGAGTAACCTAACCCCTACTCAACGGGAAGCGTTAGAAATTGCCGGAATGGAAGCCGATCGTACCATTAAACTCCTACAAGATTTATTAAATTTAGCTAGAGTTGATAGTGGGCAAATGCACTTTAAGCTAGAATCGATTAATCTCAACGATTGGTTAACCCAGGTCAAATCAAAAACCGAAAAATATAGCGATCGTCAAATTAATTGGGAAATTCCCCCTAATTTAATTATTATTAAAGCGGATCCGGATCGTCTTCTACAGGTGCTATATAATCTAATCGACAATGCGATTAAATATTCTGACCCTCAAACTCCCATTACAGTGAAGTTAGACCGACAACAACAGGCTATTATACAGGTATGCGATCGCGGAGTGGGTATTCCCTTACAGGATCAAGCGCGAATTTTTGAGAGATTTTATCGGGTAGATGAAACCCGCAGTCGGAGTACAGGAGGAACAGGGTTAGGACTTTCGATCGTTAAA
- a CDS encoding DUF6887 family protein, with protein MSDLKQLTNTQLKQYLSKFRNDDEKFSQALEELLTRDPNPTIYPADLPLEQIEQIIKEKIENISIKNKSDRSFQVGDVGGDFKPVGAPILSDNVEISGTVAETINQLPSSSETDKPGIKELLNQLKEAIEDPNLPEDDKKQALEQLQVLAEAGQNLKDETLQKKAKKAIGFLQVIASGLEPAAKLTQACQSVIPAIAAWFGF; from the coding sequence ATGAGTGATTTAAAACAGTTAACAAATACTCAATTAAAACAGTATCTTTCTAAGTTTAGAAATGATGATGAAAAGTTTAGTCAGGCATTAGAAGAATTATTAACCCGCGATCCTAATCCTACTATTTATCCGGCTGATTTACCCTTAGAACAAATAGAGCAAATTATTAAAGAGAAAATTGAAAATATATCTATCAAGAACAAAAGCGATCGCTCTTTTCAAGTCGGAGATGTTGGGGGAGATTTTAAACCCGTAGGCGCTCCTATTTTATCAGATAATGTAGAAATTAGTGGGACAGTTGCCGAAACTATCAATCAATTACCTTCATCTTCTGAAACCGATAAACCGGGTATTAAAGAACTTTTAAATCAATTAAAAGAAGCCATAGAAGATCCTAACCTACCCGAAGACGATAAAAAACAAGCATTAGAACAATTACAAGTCTTAGCAGAAGCCGGACAAAACCTCAAGGATGAAACCCTGCAAAAAAAGGCTAAAAAAGCGATCGGTTTTTTACAAGTGATCGCCAGTGGGTTAGAACCGGCGGCAAAATTAACTCAAGCTTGTCAGAGTGTTATTCCGGCGATCGCTGCTTGGTTTGGGTTTTAA
- a CDS encoding DUF6888 family protein, protein MPTVQQAIKAVILCQWLSNGYQPISIFRYDVKLKTIYIQGGISDDIAIVIFSDGNWRFIQ, encoded by the coding sequence TTGCCAACAGTCCAACAGGCGATCAAAGCAGTCATTTTATGTCAATGGCTGTCAAATGGTTATCAACCGATTAGTATTTTTCGGTATGATGTAAAACTCAAAACAATTTATATTCAAGGTGGTATTAGTGATGATATTGCCATTGTAATTTTTTCAGATGGAAATTGGAGATTTATTCAATGA